A single Sulfurimonas aquatica DNA region contains:
- the rplM gene encoding 50S ribosomal protein L13 has protein sequence MKFTKIASAEQIDQKWILIDAEGKTFGRMMTEVATLLRGKNKVCWTPNIDCGDYVVIINASKAKFNGLGKIANKEYFSHSGYFGSTKSVKMTELLEKNPEKLYKLSARGMLPKTKLGAKMLKKLKIYAGAEHPHTAQIAK, from the coding sequence ATGAAATTTACTAAAATTGCATCTGCTGAACAAATTGATCAAAAATGGATTTTGATTGATGCTGAAGGTAAAACATTTGGTCGTATGATGACAGAAGTAGCAACACTTCTTCGTGGTAAGAACAAAGTTTGCTGGACTCCAAATATTGATTGTGGTGACTATGTTGTTATCATTAATGCTTCTAAGGCTAAATTTAATGGTCTTGGTAAAATAGCTAACAAAGAGTATTTCTCTCATTCTGGTTACTTTGGTTCTACTAAGAGTGTTAAAATGACTGAACTTTTAGAGAAAAACCCTGAGAAACTTTATAAGTTATCAGCTCGTGGTATGCTTCCTAAGACTAAGTTAGGTGCTAAAATGCTTAAGAAATTAAAAATATATGCAGGTGCTGAACACCCTCACACTGCACAAATAGCTAAGTAA
- the rpsI gene encoding 30S ribosomal protein S9: protein MAKTIYATGRRKASIAKVWLTPGTGNMTINGLSLDAWLGGLEAKKLRVKQPLVLSKQDGSVDIVATTLGGGFGGQADALRHGISRALVAFNPEIKAILKPEGMMTRDSRVVERKKPGKRKARRSRQFSKR, encoded by the coding sequence ATGGCAAAAACAATATATGCAACAGGACGCCGTAAAGCGTCAATCGCAAAAGTATGGTTAACTCCAGGAACTGGTAACATGACTATTAATGGTCTTTCACTAGATGCATGGTTAGGTGGACTTGAAGCTAAAAAGCTTCGTGTTAAACAACCATTAGTTCTTTCTAAGCAAGATGGTTCAGTTGATATCGTTGCTACTACTTTAGGTGGTGGTTTTGGTGGTCAAGCTGATGCACTTCGTCACGGTATATCTCGTGCACTTGTAGCATTCAACCCAGAAATAAAAGCTATCCTTAAACCAGAGGGTATGATGACTCGTGATTCACGTGTTGTTGAACGTAAGAAACCAGGTAAGAGAAAAGCTCGTCGTTCTCGTCAGTTCTCTAAACGTTAA
- a CDS encoding peptide-binding protein, whose amino-acid sequence MRAIFLLVFAYTLYFASTLHLATSSNPSRLNPILATDSSSSLIAGYLFNGLVKFDKDSKNIISDLAEKFYFLDDKTLVFELKKGVKWHDGEEFTSADVLFTYQVLISDKISSPYSTGFRFVQSVKVLDKYRVEVKYTKPYFKALETWMMGILPEHILRDEQNFMSSSFNTNPIGTGAYRLSKLEYSKNIELSAFDEYFEGRAKIDKISFHVIADQMTRFLMLKSSELDIGGVEPMAYERQLDKDFFDKFNIYEKISLSYTYLGFNLRVEKFKNPDVRKALSLAVDRQELVDILFFKHAKVCSGPFLPGTSAFNESVKVPTPNIQEAKRLLKKAGYDENNPFTFEIVTSNSSPVRPYAAQVLQHQLKKAGVVVNLRVMEWQAFLNMVVFPHKFDSVLLGWGLSPTPDPYLFWHKDSDTKGGFNLVGYDNPRVNKLIEKSQSMIDREKLSLVWQEMFELITDDNPYLFLYIPNEISAVNKNVKNIKPALGGIWHNYIEWTKD is encoded by the coding sequence ATGAGAGCCATCTTCCTACTAGTATTTGCTTATACCCTTTATTTTGCATCAACGCTCCACCTAGCGACATCATCAAATCCATCGCGTTTAAACCCCATCCTAGCAACTGACTCTAGCTCCTCTTTAATAGCTGGTTATCTATTTAATGGTCTCGTAAAGTTTGATAAAGACTCTAAAAATATTATAAGTGATTTGGCAGAGAAATTTTATTTTCTTGATGATAAAACATTAGTGTTTGAGCTGAAAAAAGGTGTAAAGTGGCATGATGGGGAGGAGTTTACATCAGCAGATGTTCTTTTTACATACCAAGTCCTTATATCTGATAAAATATCTTCACCCTACAGCACTGGTTTTCGTTTTGTGCAGAGTGTAAAGGTGTTAGATAAGTATAGAGTAGAAGTAAAGTATACTAAACCCTATTTTAAAGCCTTAGAGACTTGGATGATGGGAATACTGCCTGAACATATCTTAAGGGATGAGCAAAACTTTATGAGCTCAAGCTTTAACACAAACCCCATAGGTACAGGAGCATATAGACTCTCAAAACTTGAGTACTCAAAAAATATAGAACTGAGCGCTTTTGATGAGTACTTTGAGGGCAGGGCTAAAATAGATAAGATATCTTTTCATGTCATCGCAGACCAGATGACCCGTTTTTTGATGCTCAAGTCATCTGAACTTGACATTGGTGGAGTTGAGCCAATGGCTTATGAGAGACAACTCGATAAAGACTTTTTTGACAAGTTTAACATTTATGAGAAAATTAGTCTCTCATATACTTATCTTGGATTTAATCTTAGAGTAGAAAAGTTCAAAAATCCTGATGTAAGAAAGGCACTCTCATTAGCGGTAGATAGACAAGAGTTAGTAGATATACTTTTTTTTAAACATGCAAAAGTATGCAGTGGCCCTTTTTTGCCGGGAACTTCTGCGTTTAACGAGAGTGTAAAAGTTCCAACGCCAAATATACAAGAGGCAAAAAGACTTCTTAAAAAGGCAGGCTATGATGAGAATAATCCTTTTACATTTGAGATAGTTACTTCAAACTCATCGCCAGTTCGCCCTTATGCAGCACAAGTTTTACAGCATCAGTTAAAAAAAGCAGGAGTAGTGGTAAATCTTCGTGTTATGGAGTGGCAAGCATTTTTAAATATGGTCGTATTTCCTCATAAGTTTGACTCGGTTCTTTTAGGCTGGGGACTCTCGCCAACGCCAGATCCATACCTTTTTTGGCATAAAGATAGTGATACAAAGGGCGGATTTAATCTTGTAGGCTATGATAACCCTAGGGTGAACAAGCTTATTGAGAAGTCTCAAAGTATGATAGATAGAGAGAAACTCTCTCTTGTTTGGCAGGAGATGTTTGAGCTTATAACAGATGATAATCCCTATCTTTTTTTGTATATTCCAAATGAGATATCAGCAGTAAATAAGAATGTAAAAAATATAAAACCAGCTCTTGGCGGTATATGGCATAACTATATTGAGTGGACTAAAGATTAG
- a CDS encoding EAL domain-containing protein: MKKEFNHNKFKYEVVSPASPSSLELMYYKDYHNADGIYLGCNEAFAKFLNLPMEEIIGHTDIEILGESTGAIVQALDRELIAQKIAKKSQGWIRLQDGSSVLLSTSKSLIYNAAQEVIGLMGISINITDSYENEKKLKVREEELINSNNLLHTIINTVPVRIFWKDLDLNFLGCNELFANDARKKDESEIIGKSDYDLSWKNEAEIYRADDRSVLDSQIPKLFFEEPQTNSDGEEMWLRTSKIPLYDSENKLFGLLGMYENITHAKISANKLKESQQHLQAIIENEPECVKLVDPNGRLITMNPAGLAMLEAESLEVAQQQTLVNYMCKEWRTPFLELHQKVMQGLNASLVFKIKGLKGTSRWLETNAVPMRDADGDITALLGITRDITQRKKDEENIIYLANYDSLTQLPNRANLDTTLHNTLARAKRNTENFALMFLDIDNFKEINDNLGHDTGDKLLVEVSRCLTSILREEDTVARLGGDEFIILSPNTNANGAHEVAKKILKEIQNPRYIDDNTLSVTASIGIGIYPDDGEDKETLFKNADTAMYRSKREGRNNYSFFTKEMQISSKRNLELSHALRTALNNNELHLVYQPQISLHNQEVIGAETLLRWTHPEFGNISPAEFIPIAENNGLIIEIGEWVLRSATKQLQIWIDEGIKPFVVSVNLSAIQFRHANLPESISEILKENSLEAKYLELELTESVTAKDPHQAIEIINAINEIGVKISIDDFGTGYSNLSHLKKFKIYKLKIDQSFVQDIKDDQEDRAIVSAIINMSDALGLKTIAEGVETIEQLQYLRSQGCQEVQGYYFSKPLVAEDFISFIKKS, encoded by the coding sequence ATGAAAAAAGAATTCAATCATAATAAATTCAAATATGAAGTAGTCTCCCCAGCATCTCCTAGTAGTCTAGAACTTATGTACTATAAAGACTATCATAATGCAGATGGTATTTACTTAGGCTGTAATGAAGCTTTTGCAAAGTTTTTAAACCTGCCTATGGAGGAAATTATTGGCCATACTGATATTGAGATACTTGGCGAGAGTACTGGAGCTATAGTTCAAGCACTTGATAGAGAACTTATAGCCCAAAAGATAGCAAAAAAGAGTCAAGGGTGGATTAGACTTCAAGATGGTTCAAGTGTGCTACTCAGTACCTCAAAATCTCTTATTTATAATGCAGCACAAGAAGTCATTGGCCTTATGGGGATTAGCATTAATATTACAGACTCTTATGAAAATGAAAAAAAACTCAAAGTACGAGAAGAAGAGCTTATCAACTCTAATAATCTTTTACATACAATCATCAACACAGTTCCGGTGCGCATTTTTTGGAAAGATTTAGATTTAAACTTCCTAGGTTGTAATGAACTCTTTGCAAATGATGCACGGAAGAAAGATGAGAGTGAGATAATTGGCAAAAGCGATTATGACTTAAGCTGGAAAAATGAAGCTGAAATATATAGAGCAGATGATAGAAGTGTTTTAGATTCACAAATCCCAAAACTATTTTTTGAAGAACCCCAAACAAATTCTGATGGGGAAGAGATGTGGCTAAGAACTTCTAAAATCCCTCTCTATGATAGTGAGAATAAACTCTTTGGGCTCTTAGGTATGTATGAGAATATTACACATGCTAAAATTTCTGCTAACAAACTCAAAGAGAGCCAGCAACACCTCCAAGCTATCATAGAAAATGAGCCAGAGTGTGTAAAGCTTGTAGATCCAAATGGTAGGTTGATTACAATGAACCCTGCGGGACTAGCTATGCTTGAAGCTGAGTCTCTTGAAGTGGCACAGCAGCAAACTCTAGTAAACTATATGTGTAAAGAGTGGAGAACTCCTTTTTTAGAGCTCCATCAAAAAGTCATGCAAGGTCTAAATGCTAGCTTAGTGTTTAAAATCAAAGGATTAAAAGGAACCTCGCGTTGGCTAGAGACAAATGCAGTTCCTATGAGAGATGCAGATGGAGATATAACTGCTCTACTTGGTATAACGCGAGATATTACTCAGAGAAAAAAAGATGAAGAGAACATAATATATCTTGCAAATTACGACTCCTTGACTCAACTTCCAAATCGTGCAAACCTAGACACTACTCTACACAATACCCTAGCAAGAGCTAAACGCAACACAGAAAACTTCGCTTTGATGTTTTTAGATATTGACAACTTTAAAGAGATAAATGACAACTTAGGACATGATACAGGGGATAAACTTCTTGTTGAAGTTTCAAGATGTTTAACTTCTATACTAAGAGAAGAAGATACTGTAGCTAGACTTGGAGGGGATGAATTTATCATTTTATCCCCAAATACAAATGCGAATGGAGCACATGAAGTAGCAAAAAAAATACTCAAAGAGATTCAAAACCCACGCTACATTGATGACAATACACTTAGTGTGACTGCATCCATAGGCATTGGAATCTATCCAGATGATGGAGAAGATAAGGAGACTCTTTTTAAAAATGCCGATACTGCTATGTACAGGAGTAAACGAGAGGGGCGAAATAACTACTCATTTTTTACAAAAGAGATGCAAATTAGCTCTAAACGCAATCTTGAGCTTAGTCATGCTCTAAGAACTGCTCTTAACAACAACGAACTTCACCTAGTTTATCAGCCTCAAATCTCTCTGCATAATCAAGAAGTTATAGGTGCTGAGACTTTACTAAGATGGACACACCCGGAGTTTGGCAATATCTCGCCTGCTGAGTTTATTCCAATAGCTGAAAATAATGGACTTATTATAGAGATTGGTGAATGGGTACTTCGCAGCGCTACAAAACAGTTGCAAATATGGATAGATGAGGGAATAAAGCCCTTTGTAGTATCTGTAAATCTCTCAGCCATTCAGTTTCGTCATGCGAACCTTCCAGAGTCTATATCTGAGATACTCAAAGAGAACTCTCTTGAGGCAAAATACTTAGAGTTAGAACTCACAGAGAGTGTTACGGCAAAAGATCCGCATCAGGCTATAGAGATCATAAATGCCATCAATGAGATAGGCGTAAAAATATCTATAGATGATTTTGGAACAGGCTATTCAAACCTTAGTCATCTTAAAAAATTCAAAATCTATAAACTAAAAATTGACCAATCTTTTGTTCAAGACATAAAGGATGACCAAGAAGACAGAGCCATAGTCTCAGCCATCATAAATATGTCAGATGCACTAGGACTTAAAACTATAGCTGAAGGTGTAGAAACAATAGAGCAACTTCAGTATCTTCGCTCTCAAGGATGTCAAGAGGTGCAAGGCTACTACTTTAGTAAACCTTTAGTTGCAGAAGATTTTATCTCATTTATAAAAAAGAGTTAA
- a CDS encoding OprD family outer membrane porin, whose translation MKYIIYALLLFSSTLLAATQAQNISELFDKANVNAKIKYYYIQTDKEKTNLPSTSAYANSVGGQFNMQTATLNGFSASTTFMTTNPFLLSPNVDTSIIAKDNGALGGDATEGFSTLGELYISYKNANINIDAGRKVIKSPLMNAKDVRMLPSAVSGIFASYTKNKNLKIEVVAINKFKQRTSNRFMGIIEHALGANRDAITESKNDYLAQVGVIYNRDDFNFRVYDDYANHFMNSIYLDSTLDMKIADNKLTLGAQYIRQDSIGNADKNLKNTGSLTGGKIIVVNAVAFKAELAIKSAKIGIDYSKVISNDNAHDSLVLPWDGTPLFTNMITSNNLFQSIYGNALKADSVYIGGTQGVKIFYNQKYDSFGFKGLSTTLAYLNSSNSRFFKDQNDYNAVIAYKHSQNFSIALKAILTYNDTLASELGSISQTDKLTQYRAIANYQF comes from the coding sequence TTGAAATATATAATATATGCACTCCTATTATTCTCATCAACACTACTTGCAGCGACACAAGCGCAAAACATATCAGAGCTTTTCGACAAGGCAAATGTTAATGCAAAGATAAAATATTACTATATTCAAACAGATAAAGAAAAAACAAATCTGCCAAGTACATCAGCATATGCAAACTCTGTAGGTGGCCAGTTTAATATGCAAACTGCAACTCTTAACGGTTTTAGCGCCAGCACTACATTTATGACTACCAACCCATTTTTACTCTCACCAAATGTAGACACATCTATCATCGCTAAAGATAATGGGGCATTGGGTGGAGATGCAACAGAGGGATTCTCAACCCTTGGTGAACTTTATATCTCTTATAAAAATGCCAATATAAACATTGATGCAGGGAGAAAAGTTATTAAATCTCCACTTATGAATGCTAAAGATGTAAGAATGCTTCCCTCTGCAGTTTCAGGAATTTTTGCATCGTATACAAAAAATAAAAATCTAAAAATAGAAGTTGTGGCTATTAACAAGTTTAAGCAGAGAACTTCAAATAGGTTTATGGGCATAATTGAACATGCCTTAGGTGCAAATAGAGATGCGATAACAGAGTCGAAAAATGATTATCTTGCACAGGTTGGTGTGATATATAATCGTGATGATTTTAACTTTAGAGTTTATGATGACTATGCAAATCATTTTATGAACTCTATCTATCTTGACTCTACTTTAGATATGAAAATTGCTGATAATAAACTAACTCTAGGTGCACAGTATATACGTCAAGACAGTATAGGTAATGCAGATAAGAATTTAAAAAATACAGGCTCACTTACTGGCGGTAAAATAATTGTAGTAAATGCAGTGGCTTTTAAGGCGGAACTTGCCATTAAAAGTGCTAAAATTGGAATTGATTACTCAAAAGTTATTAGTAATGACAATGCACATGACTCTTTAGTGCTTCCATGGGATGGTACACCTCTATTTACAAATATGATTACTTCAAACAATCTTTTTCAATCTATTTACGGAAATGCTCTTAAGGCTGATAGTGTATATATTGGTGGAACTCAGGGTGTGAAAATATTTTATAATCAAAAATATGACTCTTTTGGTTTTAAGGGCTTAAGCACTACTCTTGCATACCTAAATAGCTCAAATAGTAGATTTTTTAAAGATCAAAATGATTATAATGCAGTTATAGCATACAAACACTCTCAAAACTTCTCTATTGCACTTAAAGCTATTTTGACTTATAATGACACTTTAGCAAGTGAATTAGGTTCTATTTCTCAGACTGATAAATTAACTCAGTATAGAGCTATAGCAAACTATCAATTTTAA
- a CDS encoding carbonic anhydrase, translated as MKKTLLATAIVTLALVGCNGSQNVKPKEASAHDKHWDYGSHNGPAHWEEFSKTCGKGIHQSPINIIPGKTMSMNHEYDLSMHDDITGMAKVIDNGHSIKVTPEHGGAITLHGEDFNLLQFHFHGKSEHTIDGKRFDMVAHMVHQNPKTEQLAVVAVFFEAGEKSVVLEKIINNVGSTVKIDPQDFMPLDTSHYYHYIGSLTTPPCSENVQWYLLKKPITASKEQIEHFRKFYVDNERPVQELHDRKVEAN; from the coding sequence ATGAAAAAAACACTTTTAGCAACAGCTATAGTAACATTAGCATTAGTTGGATGTAATGGTTCGCAGAATGTAAAACCTAAAGAAGCTTCAGCACACGACAAGCATTGGGATTATGGAAGTCATAATGGTCCTGCCCATTGGGAGGAGTTTTCCAAAACATGCGGCAAGGGGATTCACCAATCACCTATAAATATTATTCCAGGTAAGACTATGTCTATGAATCATGAGTATGATTTAAGTATGCATGATGATATTACAGGTATGGCAAAAGTTATAGATAATGGGCACTCTATAAAAGTAACTCCTGAGCATGGTGGAGCGATTACTCTTCATGGCGAAGATTTTAATCTTTTACAGTTTCACTTTCATGGTAAGAGTGAGCATACTATAGATGGCAAGCGTTTTGATATGGTCGCTCATATGGTTCATCAAAACCCTAAAACAGAGCAACTTGCTGTTGTAGCAGTTTTCTTTGAAGCGGGAGAAAAAAGTGTTGTTTTAGAAAAAATTATAAATAATGTTGGCTCAACTGTAAAGATTGATCCACAAGACTTCATGCCTTTAGATACTTCTCACTACTATCACTATATAGGTTCTCTAACGACACCACCATGTTCTGAAAATGTACAGTGGTACTTATTGAAAAAACCTATAACTGCTTCAAAAGAGCAGATAGAACACTTTAGAAAGTTTTATGTTGACAATGAACGCCCAGTTCAAGAACTTCACGACAGAAAAGTAGAAGCTAACTAA